In a genomic window of Nodosilinea sp. E11:
- a CDS encoding nucleoside hydrolase, translating into MPPRPLIIDCDPGVDDAIALLLAFASPDEFDLLGITTVAGNVPLALTTANARRIGHLAQRTDVPVYAGCPRPLVRSLTTAEDIHGATGLQGADLPEPTLPLPAQHAVAYLIERLTTTKTPITLATLGPLTNLAVALIQCPDIAQGIDEVVMMGGALGGGNITPAAEFNLYVDPHAAKVVIDAGLPLTMVGLDVTHQVVTTADRLAALEQLRTPVGQAAAGMLRYYGQIDIERHNLVAPPLHDPCVIAYLLCPELFSGRPMHLAVETEGTLCLGRTVANPCPTAAAPANAIVLETAHAVGIYSLLTERLGKL; encoded by the coding sequence ATGCCACCTCGACCATTAATCATTGACTGTGACCCTGGGGTGGACGATGCGATCGCCCTGCTGCTTGCCTTCGCTAGCCCCGACGAGTTTGATCTGCTGGGCATTACCACGGTGGCGGGCAATGTGCCCCTGGCGCTGACAACGGCTAACGCTCGCCGCATTGGTCACCTGGCTCAGCGCACCGATGTGCCAGTGTATGCAGGATGCCCCCGCCCATTGGTGCGATCGCTCACCACCGCCGAAGATATCCACGGCGCGACGGGTTTGCAGGGGGCCGATCTGCCCGAACCCACCCTGCCGCTGCCCGCTCAGCACGCCGTTGCCTACTTAATCGAACGTCTCACCACTACGAAAACTCCCATTACCCTGGCTACCCTCGGTCCGTTGACCAACCTGGCAGTGGCGCTAATTCAGTGCCCCGACATTGCCCAGGGCATTGACGAGGTGGTGATGATGGGCGGTGCTCTGGGCGGCGGTAACATTACCCCCGCCGCCGAATTTAATCTCTATGTCGATCCCCACGCGGCTAAGGTAGTGATCGATGCGGGCCTTCCTCTGACGATGGTGGGTCTAGATGTCACCCACCAGGTGGTGACGACCGCCGATCGCCTAGCGGCTCTCGAACAGCTGCGTACCCCCGTGGGTCAGGCCGCCGCTGGCATGCTGCGCTACTACGGCCAGATCGATATTGAACGTCATAATCTGGTCGCCCCGCCGCTCCACGACCCCTGCGTGATTGCCTACCTGCTGTGCCCCGAGCTGTTTTCTGGCCGACCCATGCACCTGGCGGTTGAAACCGAGGGGACGCTGTGTTTGGGCCGCACCGTGGCCAACCCCTGCCCCACGGCCGCCGCGCCCGCCAACGCCATCGTGCTTGAAACAGCCCACGCCGTCGGTATCTACTCGCTTTTGACAGAACGGCTGGGGAAACTATAG
- the leuA gene encoding 2-isopropylmalate synthase, translating to MLTNPAEKYRPFAPIALAGRTWPNCTITQPPIWLSTDLRDGNQALIEPMSVEQKLRMFELLVAIGFKEIEVAFPSASETDFNFVRRLIDENRVPDDVEIQVLTQAREDLIRRTFESLAGAKRAIVHVYNATAPVFRQVVFRHNPQETIALAVSAATLIRDLAAERPETQWRFQYSPEVFSQTELEFARDICNAVLDVWQPTPDRKAIINLPATVESATPNVFADQVEWMHRHLAYRDSVDLSVHNHNDRGCAIAAAELGQMAGANRVEGCLFGNGERTGNVDIVTLALNLYTQGIHPGLDFSQINEVARVVEDCTQLPIHPRHPYVGDLVFTAFSGSHQDAIRKGFAARNPDDLWDMPYLPLDPADLGRSYASVVRVNSQSGKGGIAFLLERDYNLSLPRRLQIEFSQVVQRAMDATGKEMTAPMLWNLFEQEYLRANAPFKYVTHHWRDDESPSAISTTVELSGTVLTRQGQGNGPIDAFVDALDLGIRVHSYEERAIGHGSDADAIAMVEIAADWLGGTIYGVGIHSSIVTASLLAVVSAVNRGLATITPAQRQAILPLAVPVT from the coding sequence ATGTTGACCAACCCCGCCGAAAAATACCGCCCCTTTGCGCCGATCGCATTGGCCGGCCGTACCTGGCCCAATTGCACCATTACCCAGCCCCCGATCTGGCTCAGCACCGACCTGCGCGACGGCAACCAGGCCTTGATCGAACCCATGTCTGTAGAGCAAAAGCTGCGGATGTTTGAGCTGCTGGTAGCGATCGGCTTCAAAGAAATTGAGGTAGCCTTTCCCTCCGCATCGGAGACCGACTTTAACTTTGTGCGCCGCCTGATCGACGAAAACCGAGTGCCCGACGATGTGGAAATTCAGGTGCTGACCCAGGCGCGGGAAGACCTGATTCGCCGCACCTTTGAGTCACTGGCGGGGGCGAAGCGGGCGATCGTGCACGTCTACAACGCCACAGCACCGGTGTTTCGGCAGGTAGTGTTTCGCCACAACCCCCAGGAGACAATTGCCCTAGCCGTAAGCGCCGCGACGCTGATTCGCGATCTGGCGGCAGAGCGACCCGAAACCCAGTGGCGCTTCCAGTATTCGCCGGAGGTGTTTTCGCAGACGGAGCTGGAGTTTGCCCGCGACATCTGCAATGCCGTCCTTGACGTGTGGCAGCCAACCCCCGATCGCAAAGCGATCATCAACCTGCCCGCCACGGTAGAAAGTGCCACCCCCAACGTATTTGCCGACCAGGTGGAATGGATGCATCGCCACCTGGCCTACCGCGACAGCGTCGATTTGAGCGTGCATAACCACAACGACCGGGGCTGTGCGATCGCCGCCGCCGAACTGGGCCAGATGGCTGGGGCCAACCGGGTGGAGGGCTGCCTGTTTGGTAACGGCGAGCGCACCGGCAATGTCGATATCGTCACCCTGGCGCTGAACCTCTACACCCAGGGCATTCACCCTGGCCTCGATTTCTCGCAGATTAACGAGGTGGCCCGTGTGGTCGAAGACTGCACCCAGTTGCCCATTCACCCCCGCCACCCCTACGTGGGCGATCTGGTGTTTACCGCCTTTTCGGGCTCTCACCAGGACGCGATTCGCAAGGGGTTTGCCGCCCGCAACCCTGACGACCTGTGGGATATGCCCTACTTGCCATTGGATCCGGCAGATCTGGGCCGCTCCTACGCGTCGGTGGTGCGGGTGAACAGCCAGTCGGGCAAGGGGGGGATTGCTTTCTTGCTGGAGCGCGACTACAACCTCAGCTTGCCCCGCCGGTTGCAGATTGAGTTTAGCCAGGTAGTGCAGCGAGCCATGGATGCCACGGGCAAAGAGATGACTGCCCCCATGCTGTGGAACTTGTTTGAGCAAGAGTATCTGCGGGCCAATGCGCCGTTTAAATACGTGACTCACCACTGGCGCGACGATGAATCCCCATCGGCTATTTCCACAACTGTGGAATTGAGCGGCACCGTGCTGACTCGTCAGGGCCAGGGCAACGGTCCCATTGATGCCTTTGTAGATGCGCTCGATCTGGGCATTCGGGTACATAGCTATGAGGAACGGGCCATCGGCCACGGTAGCGATGCCGATGCGATCGCCATGGTCGAAATTGCCGCCGACTGGCTAGGGGGCACTATCTATGGGGTCGGCATCCACAGCAGCATTGTCACCGCTTCGCTGCTGGCGGTTGTTAGCGCCGTCAACCGAGGGCTGGCAACGATTACACCCGCGCAGCGGCAGGCAATTTTGCCGTTGGCGGTTCCTGTGACTTAA
- a CDS encoding DUF2945 domain-containing protein, giving the protein MAQSFKPGDQVSWNTAQGKTVGKVVKKLTSRTEIKGHTVAASDDDPQYLVESDKTGSQAAHKPDALTKEN; this is encoded by the coding sequence ATGGCACAATCTTTCAAACCAGGAGATCAGGTCTCTTGGAACACAGCTCAAGGCAAAACCGTGGGCAAGGTGGTCAAAAAGCTGACTTCGCGCACCGAGATCAAAGGCCATACGGTAGCGGCCTCTGACGATGATCCGCAATATCTCGTAGAGAGCGACAAGACCGGTAGCCAAGCCGCCCACAAACCAGACGCGTTAACGAAGGAAAACTAG
- a CDS encoding carbon dioxide-concentrating mechanism protein CcmK: MPQAVGSLETRGFPPVLAAADAMVKAGRVTLIGYIRAGSARFAINIRGDVSEVKAAMAAGVEAAEKTPGGILETWVIIPRPHENVVAVLPIEFNEETEIYRLAVEQPILPGSTGR; encoded by the coding sequence ATGCCACAGGCTGTCGGGTCGCTCGAAACCAGAGGGTTTCCCCCGGTGCTAGCCGCCGCCGATGCGATGGTTAAAGCCGGGCGCGTGACGCTCATCGGCTACATTCGTGCCGGTAGTGCCCGCTTCGCCATCAACATTCGTGGTGATGTCTCCGAAGTTAAGGCGGCCATGGCCGCTGGAGTAGAAGCCGCCGAAAAAACTCCCGGTGGCATTCTCGAAACCTGGGTGATTATTCCCCGTCCCCACGAAAACGTTGTGGCCGTGCTGCCCATCGAGTTTAACGAGGAGACCGAGATCTACCGCCTGGCGGTAGAACAACCTATTCTGCCCGGCTCCACCGGTCGCTAG
- a CDS encoding GAF domain-containing protein — translation MVCYFPAVSPGDPNFALVMEEVLAMLGQQLRCDRVFLYLRSPETHLGRVPFCWRKQRSVPLIYDPDWKPEAPSLATEDPMFAAALQAQPSIFVEDVERASPEVLNREFERETFGHRALVHAHLCSAQTLWGVLQACVFGVPRVWSQGDRQVIDQAVAWLTPLALAYVQAHQPPLNGAIL, via the coding sequence ATGGTCTGTTACTTTCCAGCCGTGTCTCCTGGTGACCCAAACTTTGCCTTGGTGATGGAAGAGGTTTTGGCGATGTTGGGGCAACAGCTGCGGTGCGATCGCGTCTTTCTCTACCTGCGCTCTCCCGAAACTCACCTGGGGCGAGTGCCGTTTTGCTGGAGAAAGCAACGATCGGTACCCCTCATCTACGACCCTGACTGGAAACCGGAAGCCCCTTCTCTGGCCACAGAGGATCCAATGTTTGCGGCGGCGCTTCAGGCCCAGCCCAGCATTTTTGTGGAAGATGTAGAGCGGGCTAGCCCAGAGGTTTTGAACCGTGAGTTTGAGCGCGAAACCTTTGGCCACAGGGCTTTAGTGCATGCCCATCTATGTTCGGCCCAAACCCTGTGGGGCGTTTTGCAAGCCTGCGTCTTTGGCGTTCCTCGGGTGTGGAGCCAGGGCGATCGCCAAGTGATCGACCAAGCCGTCGCCTGGCTCACACCCCTAGCCCTAGCTTATGTGCAAGCTCATCAACCCCCACTCAACGGGGCAATTCTCTAG
- a CDS encoding glycosyltransferase, which produces MVPQSPLQKLQSCPSGPLQILPLAALGTIPRGVVDRDAVDKGTTETRFDLKTVTLSLAIPTYNEGQNIGPLVQRLTALLDAALPNDYELIVVDDDSPDLTWQQALALTATYPQLRVMRRQGERGLSSAVIRGWQGARGQILGVIDADLQHPPEVLLGLLEAIQQGADLAVGSRHVEGGGVSEWSLARRVLSRGAQTVGLLLLPNVVGRVSDPMSGYFMVRREAIAGPLLNPKGYKILLEVLGRGDIGAIAEVGYVFQERREGASKVTWRQYIDYIHHLLRLRLGGKLSQLHQRFPMQRFVRFGVVGLSGVVVDMVILYLLHSTLGLPLTRSKIMAAEVAIINNFIWNDAWTFADVSMLQKGWSARLKRFFKFNAICLAGLVLNVLMLRVIYDLVFGQRWPYLANLVAIAIVTFWNFWLNLKLSWRVTQVK; this is translated from the coding sequence ATGGTTCCTCAATCCCCGTTGCAGAAGCTTCAGTCTTGCCCTAGCGGCCCATTGCAAATTCTGCCCCTGGCAGCGCTAGGCACGATCCCGAGAGGCGTTGTAGACAGAGACGCAGTAGACAAAGGCACGACCGAGACCCGGTTTGATTTGAAGACCGTGACGCTGTCGTTAGCCATACCGACCTACAACGAGGGTCAAAATATTGGCCCGCTGGTACAGCGCTTAACAGCGCTGCTCGATGCGGCTTTGCCCAATGACTACGAGCTGATCGTAGTCGATGACGACAGCCCCGATTTAACTTGGCAGCAGGCGCTAGCCTTGACGGCTACCTACCCCCAGCTGCGAGTGATGCGTCGCCAGGGGGAGCGCGGGCTGTCTTCGGCGGTGATTCGAGGCTGGCAGGGGGCTCGCGGGCAAATATTGGGCGTCATTGATGCCGACTTACAGCATCCGCCAGAGGTGCTGCTTGGGTTGCTAGAGGCGATTCAACAGGGAGCAGATTTGGCCGTAGGCAGTCGCCATGTGGAGGGCGGCGGCGTTAGCGAGTGGAGTCTGGCTCGGCGGGTGCTGTCGCGGGGGGCACAAACCGTAGGGCTGCTGCTGCTGCCCAATGTGGTAGGCCGGGTGAGCGACCCTATGAGTGGTTACTTTATGGTGCGGCGAGAGGCGATCGCTGGCCCCCTGCTCAACCCCAAGGGCTACAAGATTTTGCTAGAGGTGCTAGGGCGCGGCGACATCGGTGCGATCGCTGAGGTGGGCTACGTGTTTCAGGAGCGCCGGGAGGGGGCTAGTAAGGTCACCTGGCGGCAGTACATCGACTACATTCACCACCTGCTGCGGCTGCGGCTGGGGGGCAAGCTGTCACAACTGCACCAGCGGTTTCCCATGCAGCGGTTTGTGCGATTTGGGGTGGTGGGCCTGAGCGGCGTGGTGGTGGATATGGTGATTCTCTACCTGCTGCACAGCACTCTGGGGCTGCCGTTGACCCGCAGCAAAATTATGGCGGCTGAGGTAGCGATTATTAACAACTTTATTTGGAATGATGCCTGGACCTTTGCCGATGTCAGCATGCTGCAAAAGGGGTGGTCGGCTCGGCTAAAGCGGTTTTTCAAGTTCAATGCGATTTGCTTGGCGGGTCTCGTACTCAATGTGCTAATGCTGAGAGTCATCTATGACCTCGTGTTTGGTCAGCGCTGGCCCTACCTGGCTAACCTGGTGGCGATCGCCATTGTTACTTTCTGGAATTTTTGGCTCAACCTCAAGCTGAGCTGGCGGGTGACTCAGGTGAAGTGA
- a CDS encoding glycosyltransferase — protein sequence MSVDIDHIVPRLTISVVIPVHNGGESFRRCLNSLKQSSQQPDEIIVVADGDTDGSWQLAKAFGVKLFRYDSAGGPARARNQGASMAQGDILFFVDADVTVGHDTILNVATAFQQDQNLAALIGSYDDQPGADNFLSQYKNLFHHYTHQVSSEIASTFWGACGAVRAEAFKAVGGFDERYLKPCVEDIELGYRLKQAGYSIRLCKHIQVKHLKCWRPISLLRAEIFYRALPWTELILNQRQPMNDLNLDWSNRLSVVLSFVLVGSLATLWALPGLGLVAIACALSLLIINRRVYHFFWRKRGGLFTLCVIPWHWFYFIYGGAAFAYGSVRYHFRKLSWLKT from the coding sequence ATGAGTGTTGATATAGACCATATAGTCCCCAGGCTGACAATTTCTGTTGTCATTCCCGTGCACAACGGCGGCGAGAGTTTTCGTCGCTGCCTTAACAGCTTGAAGCAGTCTAGCCAACAGCCCGACGAGATTATTGTGGTCGCCGATGGCGATACCGATGGTTCGTGGCAATTGGCCAAGGCCTTTGGAGTCAAGCTGTTTCGGTACGACTCAGCAGGCGGTCCAGCCCGCGCCCGCAACCAGGGTGCCAGTATGGCCCAAGGTGACATTTTGTTCTTTGTCGATGCCGATGTTACGGTTGGCCACGACACCATTCTCAACGTCGCAACGGCGTTTCAACAAGACCAAAACCTGGCCGCGCTCATTGGTTCCTACGACGACCAACCAGGGGCCGACAATTTTTTGTCACAGTATAAAAATCTGTTCCACCACTACACCCACCAGGTGTCGTCAGAAATTGCGTCCACCTTTTGGGGGGCCTGCGGGGCCGTTCGCGCTGAGGCCTTTAAGGCCGTAGGCGGGTTCGACGAACGCTACCTCAAACCCTGCGTCGAAGACATTGAGTTGGGCTACCGGCTGAAGCAGGCGGGATACAGCATTCGTCTATGCAAGCATATTCAGGTTAAACACCTTAAGTGCTGGCGGCCCATCTCGCTGTTGCGAGCCGAAATTTTCTACCGTGCCCTCCCCTGGACTGAGCTGATTCTTAACCAGCGCCAGCCCATGAACGATCTCAACCTAGATTGGTCGAATCGCTTGAGCGTGGTGCTCAGTTTTGTTTTAGTAGGGAGTTTAGCAACCCTCTGGGCTTTACCTGGACTGGGACTAGTGGCGATCGCCTGCGCCCTTAGCCTCTTAATCATCAATCGTCGGGTCTATCACTTTTTCTGGCGCAAGCGGGGAGGGCTATTTACCCTGTGCGTGATTCCGTGGCATTGGTTTTACTTTATCTACGGTGGTGCAGCCTTTGCCTACGGCTCAGTAAGGTATCATTTCCGAAAGCTATCTTGGCTAAAAACCTAA
- a CDS encoding TMEM14 family protein, giving the protein MPTGALYAIAYAALSAIGGLIGYAQARSKVSLISGLVSAVLLLVGAWLWQVGSPGGAGMAMGVTAALVVIFVRRWVQTRKAMPAAIMIVAGVLAFVGMGVSLVGGR; this is encoded by the coding sequence ATGCCTACTGGAGCTCTTTATGCGATCGCCTACGCGGCCCTCTCTGCGATCGGCGGCCTAATCGGCTATGCCCAAGCCCGCAGCAAAGTTTCACTGATTAGCGGTTTGGTTAGCGCTGTGCTGCTGCTGGTGGGGGCTTGGCTGTGGCAAGTGGGTTCTCCCGGTGGTGCGGGTATGGCCATGGGGGTGACCGCAGCTCTAGTGGTGATTTTTGTGCGCCGCTGGGTGCAGACTCGCAAAGCTATGCCCGCAGCCATCATGATTGTGGCCGGGGTGCTGGCCTTTGTGGGCATGGGGGTGTCGCTTGTGGGAGGGCGTTAG
- a CDS encoding cation:proton antiporter gives MTAEPNFVLDLTLALGCSAIGGYIAHRLKQPALLGYLLTGLVIGPFGLGLQTDVEQIQGLAEVGIAFLLFALGVEFSLTELQRVRAIALKGSLLQIGLTTLLVCSVSLLSGTADSVLQGIFLGLVLSLSSTAVVLKTLTDRGETATVHGQVMLGLLIAQDIALGLMLAVLPVLNQPDALGPALAIAALKFGLFLAGAIALGRWVVPPLIQHIAATESSELFLLTVVALCLGIAWVTSILGLSIAMGAFVAGLMISEIDYADQALGKILPLRDTFACLFFASIGMLIDPHLIFNNLGKILELVALIMVGKALIILPIVMRFGYSLKTAVKASFGLNQIGEFSFVLALMGLELGLITEQRYSLLLGTIAISLMLTPLWINLAPKVADWLHNLPVLKDFLNQAEEPKLLSVPGDIRDHVIVAGYGRVGEVLVNVLLSRGYSVLVVENSETAIQRLRNRHAPLVQIPFVYGDADSELVLEKTYLETAKALAITLPDPTTTRLVLQRALLRAPELDIIARSHTNEEIDVLTQLGAREVVQPEFEAALELGSHLLNTLGEKSIEIQSVLDWIRQDRYRSIRPVPQVGEGSWVNTSGGLVIGDQGIADKAKTVA, from the coding sequence ATGACCGCTGAACCAAACTTCGTCCTTGATCTCACCCTGGCCTTGGGGTGTTCTGCTATTGGCGGCTATATTGCCCATCGCCTCAAGCAGCCCGCCCTGCTGGGCTACCTGCTCACCGGACTGGTGATTGGCCCCTTTGGCCTGGGCCTTCAGACCGACGTAGAGCAAATTCAGGGGCTGGCGGAGGTGGGCATTGCCTTTTTGCTGTTTGCTCTGGGGGTCGAATTTTCGCTCACGGAGCTACAACGGGTAAGGGCGATCGCCCTCAAGGGCAGCCTGCTACAAATTGGCCTCACCACGCTGCTGGTGTGTTCGGTGTCGCTGTTGTCAGGCACAGCCGATTCGGTGCTTCAGGGCATTTTCCTGGGGCTGGTGTTGTCGCTGTCATCCACAGCGGTGGTACTCAAAACCCTGACCGATCGCGGCGAAACCGCCACGGTCCACGGCCAGGTGATGCTGGGTCTGCTGATTGCCCAAGACATTGCCTTAGGCCTCATGCTGGCGGTGCTGCCGGTGCTTAACCAGCCCGATGCCCTAGGGCCAGCCCTGGCGATCGCAGCGCTCAAGTTTGGGCTGTTTCTGGCGGGGGCGATCGCCCTGGGCCGCTGGGTGGTGCCGCCGCTGATTCAGCACATTGCCGCCACCGAGAGCAGCGAGCTGTTTTTGCTCACGGTAGTCGCCCTCTGTTTGGGCATTGCCTGGGTGACCTCCATCCTGGGTCTCTCGATCGCTATGGGGGCCTTTGTTGCCGGGTTAATGATTTCTGAAATCGACTACGCCGATCAGGCCCTGGGCAAAATTTTACCCCTGCGCGACACCTTTGCCTGCCTGTTTTTTGCCTCCATCGGCATGCTGATCGACCCCCATCTAATTTTCAACAACCTGGGTAAAATTTTGGAGCTGGTGGCCCTGATCATGGTGGGCAAGGCGCTGATTATTTTGCCCATTGTGATGAGGTTTGGCTATTCGCTCAAAACGGCGGTCAAGGCCAGCTTTGGCCTCAACCAAATTGGCGAGTTTTCCTTTGTGCTGGCCTTAATGGGGCTAGAGCTGGGGCTAATTACCGAGCAGCGCTACTCGCTCTTGCTGGGCACGATCGCCATTTCGCTGATGCTCACCCCCCTGTGGATTAACCTGGCCCCCAAGGTGGCCGACTGGCTACACAATCTGCCGGTGCTCAAGGATTTTCTCAACCAGGCGGAAGAACCCAAACTGCTGTCGGTGCCCGGCGACATTCGCGACCACGTGATTGTGGCGGGCTATGGCCGGGTCGGCGAGGTGCTGGTGAATGTGCTGCTCAGCCGGGGCTATTCGGTGCTGGTGGTCGAAAACAGCGAAACCGCGATTCAGCGTCTGCGCAACCGCCACGCCCCCCTGGTGCAAATTCCCTTTGTCTACGGCGACGCCGATAGTGAACTGGTGCTGGAGAAAACCTATCTAGAAACCGCCAAAGCCCTGGCCATTACCCTGCCCGACCCTACAACCACCCGTTTGGTGCTGCAACGGGCGCTGCTTAGGGCACCAGAGCTGGATATCATCGCGCGATCGCACACCAACGAAGAAATCGACGTGCTTACTCAGCTAGGAGCCAGGGAAGTGGTGCAGCCCGAGTTTGAAGCCGCCCTAGAATTGGGATCGCACCTGCTCAATACCTTAGGAGAAAAGTCAATTGAAATTCAGTCAGTGCTGGACTGGATTCGCCAAGACCGCTACCGCAGCATTCGCCCGGTACCTCAGGTGGGCGAGGGGTCGTGGGTAAATACCAGCGGTGGACTGGTGATCGGTGATCAGGGGATCGCCGACAAGGCAAAGACGGTAGCTTAG
- a CDS encoding S-layer homology domain-containing protein — MSAALRLMALMVSGLGLLLATGCAGSQLQQSLEADPQLQDRPVFSDEEPEVVEPVAEAEPEDSTPRGDGSASTNPPPRSTTTALLAEVPDDLRPYVQDWLALGVVERSLEQPASESAPALEFQPNETITRAEFAHWLLTANNQFYQDVPAKRIRAARGSADPAFQDVPASHPHFAAIQGLAEAGIIPSAKSGNATAVTFRPDAPLTRETLVLWKVPLDTRAPLPTANAEAVTTAWGFQDTSQVEPLALRAVLADHQNGDFANIRRAFGYTTLLQPQKGVTQAEAAAVLWRFGDQTEGISAKDLLRQSSPPSGSPAPSNSTDSL, encoded by the coding sequence TTGTCTGCTGCGCTTCGTCTCATGGCTCTTATGGTATCTGGGCTGGGGCTGCTGCTGGCCACCGGTTGTGCTGGCAGTCAGCTGCAACAGTCTTTAGAGGCCGACCCTCAGCTGCAAGATCGGCCCGTCTTTAGCGACGAAGAACCCGAAGTCGTCGAGCCTGTGGCCGAGGCAGAACCAGAAGACTCCACCCCCCGTGGCGACGGCAGCGCCAGCACCAATCCACCACCGCGATCGACCACCACGGCCCTCCTCGCCGAGGTGCCCGACGATCTACGCCCCTACGTTCAAGACTGGCTGGCTTTGGGCGTAGTTGAGCGATCGCTTGAGCAGCCCGCCAGCGAGTCGGCCCCGGCCCTTGAGTTTCAGCCCAACGAAACCATTACCCGGGCAGAATTTGCCCACTGGTTGCTGACCGCCAACAACCAGTTTTACCAAGACGTACCCGCCAAGCGTATTCGCGCCGCCCGTGGTAGCGCCGACCCTGCCTTTCAAGACGTGCCCGCCTCGCACCCTCACTTTGCCGCTATTCAAGGCTTAGCCGAGGCCGGCATTATTCCCAGTGCCAAGTCCGGCAACGCCACCGCCGTCACCTTTCGGCCCGACGCCCCGCTTACCCGTGAAACCCTAGTGCTGTGGAAGGTACCCCTAGATACCCGTGCCCCCCTACCGACCGCCAATGCCGAAGCCGTCACCACCGCCTGGGGGTTTCAAGATACTTCCCAGGTCGAACCATTGGCCCTGCGGGCCGTGTTAGCTGATCACCAAAACGGTGACTTCGCCAACATTCGCCGCGCCTTTGGCTACACTACCCTCTTGCAGCCCCAAAAAGGCGTCACCCAGGCCGAGGCTGCCGCCGTGCTATGGCGTTTTGGCGATCAAACCGAAGGCATTTCGGCCAAAGATTTGCTCCGACAGTCTTCCCCCCCCTCAGGTTCCCCAGCACCGAGTAACTCTACAGACTCTCTTTAA
- a CDS encoding BMC domain-containing protein has translation MAIAVGVIETQTFPAVLAAADAMVKAGNVTISVQDRSESGRQFVVVRGLVAEVKRAMEAGLVAANACPNLAEVTTHVIIPNPTDNIDAILPIGFTSASEPFRV, from the coding sequence ATGGCGATCGCAGTCGGCGTCATCGAAACCCAAACCTTTCCAGCGGTACTGGCCGCCGCCGACGCTATGGTGAAGGCAGGCAACGTCACCATTTCTGTGCAAGATCGCTCCGAGAGCGGGCGGCAGTTTGTGGTGGTGCGTGGCTTAGTCGCTGAGGTTAAGCGCGCTATGGAAGCGGGCCTGGTCGCCGCCAATGCCTGCCCCAATCTGGCCGAAGTCACCACCCACGTGATCATCCCTAACCCCACCGACAACATCGACGCGATCTTGCCGATTGGCTTTACCTCGGCCTCAGAACCATTTCGGGTATAG